The proteins below come from a single Jaculus jaculus isolate mJacJac1 chromosome 12, mJacJac1.mat.Y.cur, whole genome shotgun sequence genomic window:
- the Polr3e gene encoding DNA-directed RNA polymerase III subunit RPC5 isoform X2 — MAIDTLNPNYCRSKGEQIALNVDGTCSDETSTYSSKLMDKQTFCSSQTTSNTSRYAAALYRQGELHLTPLHGILQLRPSFSYLDKADAKHREREAANEAGDSSQDEAEEDVKQITVRFSRPESEQARQRRVQSYEFLQKKHAEEPWVPLHYCGLRDSRSEHERQYLLCQGSSGVEKTELVKSPREYLMMLMPPSQEEEKDKPVAPSNVLSMAQLRTLPLADQIKILMKNVKVMPFANLMSLLGPSVDSVAVLRGIQKVAMLVQGNWVVKSDILYPKDSSSPHSGVPAEVLCRGRDFVMWKFTQNRWVVRKEVAAVTRLCAEDVKDFLEHMAVVRINKGWEFILPYDGEFIKKHPDVVQRQHMLWSGIQAKLEKVYNLVKETMPKKLDGQSGPAGLVSGDQRVQAAKTKAQQNHNFLERELQRRKDQMRAAAVLPSMQIKEEPLSEEDGDELEAEVEEEEPMDTAPSGGLGTKLANGLPAGRAVGGDSLNGHLPPGCASTPAVRELKAFIEATFQRQFVLTLSELKRLFNLHLAGLPPDHTLFSGISDRMLQDTVLAAGCKQILVPFPPQTAASPDEQKVFALWESGDMNDQHRQVLLEIFSKNYRVRRNMIQSRLTQECGEDLSKQEVDKVLKDCCVSYGGMWYLKGTVQS, encoded by the exons GTGAGCTCCACCTGACGCCTTTACATGGCATCCTACAACTGCGGCCCAGCTTCTCCTACTTGGATAAAGCAGATGCCAAGCACCGTGAGAGAGAGGCAGCCAATGAGG CCGGGGACTCTTCACAGGATGAGGCAGAAGAAGATGTTAAACAGATCACG GTACGGTTCTCGCGGCCCGAGTCAGAGCAAGCCCGGCAGCGCCGCGTACAGTCCTACGAGTTCCTGCAGAAGAAGCATGCTGAAGAGCCCTGGGTTCCCCTGCACTACTGCGGCCTCCGG gacaGCCGTTCAGAGCATGAGCGCCAGTACCTgctgtgccagggctccagcggGGTAGAGAAAACGGAGCTTGTCAAGTCACCCAG AGAGTACCTCATGATGCTTATGCCTCCCAgccaggaggaagagaa GGACAAGCCTGTGGCTCCCAGCAATGTTCTGTCCATGGCTCAGTTGCGAACGCTGCCCCTGGCTGACCAGATTAAGATCTTGATGAAGAATG TGAAGGTCATGCCTTTTGCCAATTTGATGAGCCTCCTGGGCCCCTCTGTGGATTCTGTGGCTGTTCTGCGTGGCATCCAGAAGGTGGCAATGTTAGTCCAAGGAAACTGGGTGGTGAAAAG TGACATTCTGTATCCCAAGGACTCATCCAGCCCTCACAGTGGTGTGCCCGCCGAGGTGCTCTGCAGGGGCCGGGACTTTGTT ATGTGGAAGTTCACACAGAACCGATGGGTGGTAAGGAAGGAGGTGGCAGCAGTGACCAGA ctctgCGCTGAGGACGTAAAGGACTTTTTGGAGCACATGGCCGTGGTGAGAATCAACAAAGGCTGGGAGTTCATACTGCCTTATGACGGGGAGTTCATCAAGAAGCATCCAGATGTGGTCCAGCGGCAGCACATGCTGTGGTCAGGCATCCAGGCCAA ATTAGAAAAAGTCTATAATCTTGTAAAGGAAACCATGCCAAAGAAGCTGGATGGACAATCAG GACCTGCTGGGCTGGTCTCTGGGGACCAGCGGGTCCAAGCAGCTAAAACCAAGGCCCAGCAGAACCACAACTTCCTAGAGCGGGAACTGCAGCGGCGGAAGGACCAGATGCGGGCGGCTGCCGTCCTGCCCAGCATGCAGATCAAGGAAGAGCCACTGAGTGAGGAGGATGGAGATGAGCTGGAGGCCGAGGTAGAGGAGGAAGAGCCCATGGACACTGCACCCAGTGGTGGCCTTGGCACCAAGCTGGCCAATGGGCTGCCTGCTGGGCGGGCAGTAGGTGGGGACAGCCTCAATGGGCACCTGCCTCCAGGCTGTGCCAGCACTCCAGCAGTCCGGGAACTGAAGGCCTTTATAGAGGCCACCTTTCAGAGACAGTTTGTGCTCACACTGAGTGAGCTCAAGCGCCTCTTCAACCTGCACCTGGCCGGCCTGCCCCCAGACCACACGCTCTTCAGCGGCATCTCAGACCGCATGCTGCAGGACACGGTGCTGGCCGCTGGCTGCAAGCAGATTCTGGTGCCT TTTCCCCCACAGACTGCTGCTTCCCCGGATGAGCAGAAGGTGTTTGCCCTCTGGGAGTCTGGAGACATGAATGACCAG catCGACAGGTTTTGcttgaaatattttccaaaaattaCCGAGTCCGCCGGAACATGATCCAGTCTCGGTTGACTCAAGAGTGTGGAGAAGATCTAAGCAAACAGGAGGTGGATAAAGTGCTAAAG GACTGTTGTGTAAGCTACGGTGGCATGTGGTACCTTAAGGGGACAGTACAGTCTTGA